The Syngnathus typhle isolate RoL2023-S1 ecotype Sweden linkage group LG3, RoL_Styp_1.0, whole genome shotgun sequence genome window below encodes:
- the sec23b gene encoding protein transport protein Sec23B, which produces MATYQEFIQQNEDRDGVRFSWNFWPSSRLEATRLVVPVSCLFTPLKERPDLPPVQYEPVMCSRANCKAVLNPLCQVDFRAKIWACNFCFQRNPFPPSYAGISEVNQPAELMPQFSTIEYIVQRGPSAPLIFLYVVDTCLEEEDLQALKESLQMSLSLLPPNALVGLITFGRMVQVHELSCEMISKSYVFRGTKDLTSKQIQEMLGLTKPSTPGQAGRPPAPQDAAASCKFLQPVHKVDMNLTDLLGELQRDPWPVPQGKRALRSTGVALSVAVGLLEGTFPNTGARVMLFIGGPPTQGPGMVVGDELKTPIRSWHDIQKDNARHLKKATKYYEALANRSAVNGHSVDIYACALDQTGLLEMKCLSNLTGGHIVMGDSFNTSLFKQTFQRVFNRDYNGDFRMAFGGIMEVKTSRELKVCGAIGPCVSLNSKGACVSENEMGVGGTSQWKVCSLNPSTTLGIYFDVVNQHNAPIPQGGRGAVQFVTQYQHSNTQKRIRVTTIARNWADAQSQIQHIESSFDQEAAAVLMARLGVFRAESEEGPDVLRWLDRQLIRLCQKFGQFNKDDPTSFKLSESLSLYPQFMFHLRRSPFLQVFNNSPDESSYYRHHFVRQDLTQSLIMIQPILYSYSFHGPPEPVLLDSSSILPDRILLMDTFFQLVIYHGETIAQWRKAGYQEMAEYENFKQLLQAPLDDAQEILQTRFPMPRYVDTEHGGSQARFLLSKVNPSQTHNNLYAWGQETGAPILTDDVSLQVFMDHLKKLAVSSSA; this is translated from the exons ATGGCCACCTACCAGGAATTCATCCAACAGAATGAGGACAGGGATGGGGTGAGATTCAGTTGGAACTTTTGGCCCTCTAGTCGACTCGAAGCAACCAGGCTTGTGGTGCCAGTCTCGTGCCTCTTCACGCCGCTCAAGGAGAGGCCTGACCTACCACCGGTCCAATATGAGCCTGTCATGTGCAGCCGGGCCAATTGCAAGGCAGTGCTCAATCCACTGTG TCAAGTTGACTTCAGAGCAAAGATTTGGGCCTGCAACTTCTGCTTCCAGAGAAATCCA TTCCCTCCCTCTTATGCGGGGATATCAGAAGTGAACCAACCAGCTGAACTCATGCCCCAGTTTTCCACAATTGAGTACATAGTACAG cgTGGGCCCTCAGCTCCACTGATCTTCCTCTATGTAGTAGACACGTGCTTGGAAGAAGAGGACCTTCAGGCTTTGAAGGAGTCCCTTCAGATGTCCCTCAGTCTTCTGCCTCCCAATGCTTTAGTGGGCCTGATCACTTTTGGACGCATGGTGCAGGTTCATGAGCTCAGTTGTGAGATGATCTCCAAGAGCTACGTGTTCAGGGGCACCAAGGATCTCACCTCCAAACAGATTCAG gagATGTTGGGTTTGACAAAGCCTTCTACCCCAGGACAGGCAGGACGCCCTCCTGCACCGCAAGATGCTGCAGCCTCTTGCAA GTTCCTTCAGCCTGTGCACAAAGTTGATATGAATCTGACCGATTTACTGGGTGAGCTTCAGCGAGACCCCTGGCCTGTTCCTCAGGGTAAAAGGGCTCTCCGATCTACTGGGGTTGCGCTGTCCGTTGCTGTTGGTCTCCTGGAG GGCACATTCCCCAATACGGGTGCTCGTGTGATGCTGTTCATTGGAGGGCCCCCAACTCAAGGCCCCGGAATGGTTGTGGGAGACGAGCTGAAAACCCCCATCCGCTCTTGGCACGACATCCAGAAGGATAACGCTCGCCACTTGAAGAAGGCTACAAAG TACTATGAAGCCTTGGCCAACCGATCAGCAGTAAACGGCCACAGTGTTGATATTTATGCCTGTGCATTGGACCAGACTGGGCTGCTGGAAATGAAGTGTTTATCAAATCTCACTGG GGGACACATAGTGATGGGAGACTCCTTCAATACCTCATTGTTCAAGCAAACCTTCCAGAGAGTTTTCAACAGAGATTATAATGGTGATTTCCGCATGGCTTTTGGAGGCATCATGGAGGTCAAG ACTTCACGAGAACTGAAGGTTTGCGGGGCCATTGGACCTTGCGTATCGCTCAACTCAAAGGGCGCCTGTGTATCAGAGAAT GAGATGGGCGTTGGTGGCACCAGCCAGTGGAAAGTGTGCAGTCTCAATCCTTCCACAACTTTGGGCATTTATTTTGACGTCGTGAATCAG CACAACGCACCGATCCCACAAGGTGGCCGAGGGGCAGTCCAATTTGTAACCCAGTATCAGCACTCCAACACTCAGAAGAGGATACGTGTCACCACAATTGCCAGGAA CTGGGCAGATGCACAGTCCCAAATTCAGCATATCGAGTCATCATTTGATCAAGAAGCAGCTGCTGTGCTCATGGCTCGTCTTGGAGTCTTCCGAGCGGAGTCGGAGGAGGGGCCTGATGTCTTGCGCTGGCTTGACAGGCAGCTAATTCGCCTG TGCCAAAAGTTTGGGcaattcaataaagatgatCCTACATCCTTCAAGCTATCAGAGTCCCTGTCACTTTACCCACAG TTTATGTTCCACCTGCGGCGGTCGCCCTTCCTGCAAGTGTTCAACAACAGCCCAGATGAGTCGTCGTATTACAGGCACCACTTTGTCAGGCAGGACCTGACACAGTCGCTCATCATGATCCAGCCCATCCTTTACTCGTACTCCTTTCATGGCCCACCAGAG CCTGTACTCCTGGACAGCAGCAGCATCCTTCCAGATCGAATCTTGCTCATGGACACCTTCTTCCAGCTTGTTATCTACCACGGCGAG ACCATAGCTCAGTGGCGAAAGGCAGGATACCAGGAAATGGCCGAGTATGAAAATTTCAAACAGCTGCTACAGGCACCTTTGGATGACGCGCAGGAGATCCTACAGACGCGCTTCCCCATGCCGCGCTATGTCGATACAGAGCACGGAGGTTCACAGGCCCGATTCCTGCTTTCAAAGGTCAACCCTTCTCAGACTCACAACAACCTCTACGCCTGGGGACAG GAGACAGGAGCACCAATCCTCACCGATGATGTCAGCCTACAGGTCTTTATGGACCACTTGAAAAAGCTGGCCGTGTCCAGCTCTGCGTAG